Proteins encoded within one genomic window of Micromonospora halotolerans:
- a CDS encoding glycosyltransferase family 2 protein codes for MISVVVPTLGRPSLATLLDALAGQLDELPGVEVLLVDDRRDDTGELAVPGALAAYTKVLTGRGAGPAAARNLGWRAARGEWVVFLDDDVVPAPDWARRLRADLAVAGRVGGVQGVVEVPLPAHRRPTDWERGTAGLAEGRWITADMAYRRRALAAVGGFDERFPRAYREDAELAHRVRRAGWDLVRGRRRVTHPVRPESRWVSLRTQRGNADDALLRRLYGPGWRADLDLPPGRRPRHVAVAAAGAVALAAAALRAAPPRAVRARRAVGVAGGLAALVWAAGTAEFTRARVAPGPRTPDEVATMLVTSALIPPLAVVHFVRGWWRARAVPAGALVTARDPGARR; via the coding sequence GTGATCAGTGTGGTCGTGCCCACGCTGGGGCGGCCGAGCCTGGCCACTCTGCTGGACGCCCTCGCCGGCCAGCTCGACGAGCTGCCCGGGGTCGAGGTGCTGCTGGTGGACGACCGGCGCGACGACACCGGGGAACTGGCGGTGCCGGGGGCGCTGGCCGCGTACACGAAGGTGCTGACCGGGCGCGGCGCGGGCCCGGCGGCCGCCCGCAACCTGGGCTGGCGGGCCGCCCGCGGCGAGTGGGTGGTCTTCCTCGACGACGACGTGGTGCCGGCGCCGGACTGGGCCCGGCGGCTGCGCGCCGACCTCGCGGTGGCCGGCCGGGTCGGCGGTGTGCAGGGCGTGGTGGAGGTGCCGCTGCCTGCGCACCGGCGCCCCACCGACTGGGAACGCGGCACCGCCGGCCTGGCCGAGGGGCGGTGGATCACGGCGGACATGGCCTACCGCCGGAGGGCTCTGGCCGCCGTCGGCGGGTTCGACGAACGCTTCCCGCGCGCCTACCGGGAGGACGCCGAGCTGGCCCACCGGGTCCGCCGCGCCGGCTGGGACCTGGTCCGCGGGCGGCGCCGGGTGACCCACCCGGTCCGCCCGGAGAGCCGCTGGGTCAGCCTGCGCACCCAGCGCGGCAACGCCGACGACGCGCTGCTGCGCCGGCTGTACGGCCCGGGCTGGCGGGCCGACCTCGACCTGCCGCCGGGGCGGCGGCCCCGGCACGTGGCGGTCGCCGCGGCCGGCGCCGTGGCGCTGGCCGCCGCGGCGCTGCGGGCCGCTCCCCCGCGTGCCGTCCGCGCCCGGCGGGCGGTCGGCGTGGCCGGCGGGCTCGCCGCGCTGGTCTGGGCGGCCGGCACCGCCGAGTTCACCCGGGCCCGCGTCGCCCCCGGCCCGCGCACCCCCGACGAGGTCGCCACGATGCTGGTGACCAGCGCGCTCATCCCGCCGCTCGCGGTCGTCCATTTTGTACGGGGCTGGTGGCGCGCCCGCGCCGTCCCCGCCGGGGCGCTGGTCACCGCGCGCGATCCCGGGGCGCGACGGTGA
- a CDS encoding carbamoyltransferase family protein has product MRVLGINAIFHDPAAALVVDGRVVAAAEEERFSRRKHGKRPVPFSAWELPELSAAWCLASAGIDVDSLDAVAYSFDPGLCRDAAELGLSDPWDWLRVDYARRAPQFLAAALPGLDPDRVRFVPHHVAHAASAGLAAPPAGDDTAVLVLDGRGEVASHLAGVYRDGRLSPLYSQQLPHSLGLLYEDLTRHLGFLHSSDEYKVMALASYGRPKHLGLLRDLVRVTDDGGFQVERIDWAGLAKTVAAGGELTEEHADLAASVQARLEEVILDLSRWLYDASGGARTLAMAGGVALNCVANARLAAEGPYRDVWVQPAAGDAGTALGAALHVAGELGDRSTPMAGADLGRGWSDEELEAELRRAALPYTRPASIAAEAARVLADNGIVAWYQGRSEYGPRALGHRSLLAHPGDPDTTRRMNDVKGREQFRPIAPMVRAERFADLFDGVYPSPYMLFVHRVKPEWRDRIPAVTHVDGTARVQTVHPETEPLVAELLAEFERRTRLPVVVNTSLNTAGRPMVDTPREAMELFGSAPVDLLAVGPFAVHRRALGGGAR; this is encoded by the coding sequence ATGCGCGTCCTTGGAATCAACGCCATCTTCCATGACCCCGCGGCCGCCCTGGTGGTCGACGGCCGGGTGGTGGCCGCCGCCGAGGAGGAGCGGTTCAGCCGGCGCAAGCACGGCAAACGCCCGGTCCCCTTCTCCGCCTGGGAGCTGCCCGAACTGTCCGCCGCGTGGTGCCTGGCCAGCGCCGGGATCGACGTGGACAGCCTCGACGCGGTGGCGTACTCGTTCGACCCCGGCCTCTGCCGGGACGCGGCCGAGCTGGGCCTCAGCGACCCGTGGGACTGGCTGCGGGTCGACTACGCCCGGCGGGCCCCGCAGTTCCTCGCCGCCGCCCTGCCCGGCCTCGACCCGGACCGGGTGCGGTTCGTGCCGCACCACGTCGCGCACGCCGCCTCCGCCGGCCTGGCCGCCCCGCCGGCCGGGGACGACACCGCGGTGCTGGTGCTCGACGGCCGCGGCGAGGTGGCCAGCCACCTGGCCGGCGTCTACCGCGACGGCCGGCTGTCGCCGCTGTACTCCCAGCAGCTCCCCCACTCGCTCGGCCTGCTCTACGAGGACCTCACCCGGCACCTGGGCTTCCTGCACTCCAGCGACGAGTACAAGGTCATGGCGCTGGCCTCCTACGGCCGGCCGAAGCACCTGGGCCTGCTCCGCGACCTGGTCCGGGTCACCGACGACGGCGGCTTCCAGGTCGAGCGGATCGACTGGGCCGGCCTGGCCAAGACGGTCGCCGCCGGCGGCGAGCTGACCGAGGAGCACGCCGACCTGGCCGCCAGCGTCCAGGCGCGGCTGGAGGAGGTCATCCTGGACCTGTCCCGCTGGCTGTACGACGCCTCCGGCGGGGCCCGCACCCTGGCCATGGCCGGCGGCGTGGCGCTGAACTGCGTGGCCAACGCCCGGCTCGCCGCCGAGGGGCCGTACCGGGACGTCTGGGTGCAGCCGGCGGCCGGCGACGCGGGCACGGCGCTCGGCGCGGCGCTGCACGTGGCCGGCGAGCTGGGCGACCGGTCCACCCCGATGGCGGGCGCGGACCTGGGCCGGGGCTGGTCGGACGAGGAGCTGGAGGCGGAGCTGCGGCGGGCCGCGCTGCCGTACACCCGGCCGGCGTCGATCGCCGCCGAGGCCGCCCGGGTGCTCGCCGACAACGGCATCGTGGCCTGGTACCAGGGGCGCAGCGAGTACGGCCCGCGGGCGCTCGGCCACCGGTCGCTGCTGGCGCACCCCGGCGACCCGGACACCACCCGGCGGATGAACGACGTCAAGGGCCGGGAGCAGTTCCGGCCGATCGCCCCGATGGTCCGCGCGGAACGCTTCGCGGACCTGTTCGACGGGGTCTACCCCAGCCCGTACATGCTGTTCGTGCACCGGGTGAAGCCGGAGTGGCGGGACCGGATCCCGGCGGTCACCCACGTCGACGGGACCGCCCGGGTGCAGACCGTGCACCCGGAGACCGAGCCGCTGGTGGCCGAGCTGCTGGCCGAGTTCGAGCGGCGCACCCGGCTGCCGGTCGTGGTGAACACCTCGCTCAACACCGCCGGACGGCCCATGGTGGACACCCCGCGCGAGGCCATGGAGCTGTTCGGCTCCGCCCCGGTGGACCTGCTCGCCGTCGGCCCGTTCGCGGTGCACCGCCGCGCCCTGGGCGGTGGTGCCCGGTGA
- a CDS encoding HAD-IIIA family hydrolase — MNPAGPALYDAVLLDRDGTLVEDVPYNGDPEKVRPLPGARAALDRLRAAGLRLAVVTNQSGLARGHFTERQMHAVHARIEELLGAFDHWAICPHDDTDGCACRKPAPGLVHEAARALGTTSRRCVLVGDIGRDMAAALAAGATGILVPTPVTRPEEVAEAPAVARDLPGAVAEILRRDRAVRPEAPRAGRAGTVLVVRSDSAGDVLVTGPGIRAVAAGAERVVLLCGPRGRAAAELLPGVDEIIEWPLPWIDGSPGPVDPDDMRRLTGRLAAVRADEAVVFTSFHQSPLPLALLLRMAGVPRISAISDDYPGSLLDVRHRVPVGVPEPERALSLAAAAGFALPPDDEPGLRLRADLPAPAVDLPAGDYLVVHPGSSAPARACPPDRCAEIVAALAADGHRVLVTGGPGERELTAHVAAAGGTDLGGATDLAGLARILAGARCLVVGNTGPAHLAAALGTPVVSLFAPTVPFGQWGPYRVPTVRLGDAGAACRDTRAAVCPVAGHPCLNSLDPARVVAAVRRLVPG, encoded by the coding sequence ATGAATCCGGCCGGTCCCGCCCTCTACGACGCGGTGCTGCTCGACCGGGACGGCACGCTGGTCGAGGACGTGCCCTACAACGGCGACCCGGAGAAGGTGCGGCCGCTGCCCGGTGCCCGGGCGGCGCTGGACCGGCTGCGCGCGGCCGGGCTCCGGCTGGCCGTGGTGACCAACCAGTCCGGGCTGGCCCGGGGACACTTCACCGAGCGGCAGATGCACGCCGTGCACGCCCGGATCGAGGAGCTGCTCGGCGCCTTCGACCACTGGGCGATCTGCCCGCACGACGACACCGACGGCTGCGCCTGCCGCAAGCCGGCCCCCGGACTCGTGCACGAGGCGGCCCGGGCGCTGGGCACCACGTCCCGGCGGTGCGTGCTGGTCGGCGACATCGGCCGCGACATGGCCGCCGCGCTGGCCGCCGGCGCCACCGGAATCCTCGTGCCCACCCCGGTCACCCGCCCCGAGGAGGTCGCCGAGGCGCCGGCCGTCGCCCGGGACCTGCCCGGCGCGGTGGCCGAGATCCTGCGCCGGGACCGGGCGGTACGACCGGAGGCGCCGCGCGCCGGGCGGGCCGGCACGGTGCTGGTGGTGCGCAGCGACTCGGCCGGCGACGTGCTGGTCACCGGCCCCGGCATCCGCGCCGTGGCGGCCGGGGCGGAACGGGTGGTGCTGCTCTGCGGGCCACGCGGCCGGGCAGCGGCGGAACTGCTGCCCGGCGTCGACGAGATCATCGAGTGGCCGCTGCCCTGGATCGACGGCTCCCCCGGGCCGGTCGACCCCGACGACATGCGCCGGCTCACCGGCCGGCTGGCCGCGGTGCGGGCCGACGAGGCGGTCGTCTTCACCTCGTTCCACCAGTCACCGCTCCCCCTCGCCCTGCTGCTGCGGATGGCCGGCGTCCCCCGGATCAGCGCCATCAGCGACGACTACCCCGGGTCCCTGCTCGACGTCCGGCACCGGGTGCCGGTCGGAGTGCCCGAACCGGAGCGGGCCCTGTCACTGGCCGCCGCGGCCGGCTTCGCGCTGCCCCCCGACGACGAACCGGGGCTGCGGCTCCGCGCCGACCTGCCCGCGCCGGCCGTCGACCTGCCCGCCGGCGACTACCTGGTGGTGCACCCCGGCTCGTCGGCGCCCGCCCGGGCCTGCCCGCCCGACCGCTGCGCCGAGATCGTGGCCGCCCTCGCGGCCGACGGGCACCGGGTGCTGGTCACCGGCGGGCCCGGCGAACGCGAGTTGACGGCCCACGTCGCCGCGGCCGGCGGCACCGACCTCGGTGGCGCCACCGACCTGGCCGGGCTCGCCCGGATCCTCGCCGGGGCCCGCTGCCTCGTCGTGGGCAACACCGGACCGGCCCACCTGGCCGCCGCCCTCGGCACCCCGGTGGTCAGCCTCTTCGCCCCGACCGTCCCGTTCGGACAGTGGGGGCCCTACCGGGTGCCCACCGTCCGGCTCGGCGACGCCGGGGCGGCCTGCCGGGACACCCGGGCCGCCGTCTGCCCGGTCGCCGGACACCCCTGCCTGAACAGCCTCGACCCGGCCCGGGTGGTCGCCGCCGTCCGCCGGCTCGTCCCCGGCTGA
- a CDS encoding glycosyltransferase encodes MNVLLWHVHGSWTTSFVHGRHRYLVPVTPDRGPYGRGRARTYPWPENAVEVTPEELGRAEVDLVLLQRPEELDLAERWLGRRPGRDVPAIYVEHNTPKGDVPNTRHPMADRDDLLLTHVTHFNELFWDNGGTRTAVVEHGIVPPAVEWIGELDRLAVVTNEPVRRWRVTGTDLMPRFAAVAPLDVFGMGVAGLPDRLGLPADRLAVHDDPPQHRMHAEVAQRRAYLHLCRWTSLGLSLIEAMTIGMPVVALATTEAVDAVPPDAGVLSTRVDTLVEAARWLTEDRDAAYRLGARAREVTKERFGLDRFLADWDRLMEEETCASR; translated from the coding sequence ATGAACGTTCTGCTGTGGCACGTGCACGGCTCCTGGACGACGTCCTTCGTGCACGGGAGACACCGGTACCTCGTGCCGGTCACGCCCGACCGCGGCCCGTACGGGCGGGGCCGGGCGCGGACCTACCCGTGGCCGGAGAACGCCGTCGAGGTGACCCCGGAGGAGCTGGGGCGGGCCGAGGTCGACCTGGTGCTCCTGCAACGGCCCGAGGAGCTGGACCTGGCCGAACGGTGGCTGGGCCGCCGGCCCGGCCGGGACGTGCCGGCGATCTACGTCGAGCACAACACCCCGAAGGGCGACGTGCCCAACACCCGCCACCCGATGGCCGACCGGGACGACCTGCTGCTCACCCACGTGACCCACTTCAACGAGCTGTTCTGGGACAACGGGGGCACCCGCACCGCGGTCGTCGAGCACGGCATCGTGCCGCCGGCCGTCGAGTGGATTGGCGAACTGGACCGCCTCGCCGTGGTCACCAACGAGCCGGTCCGCCGCTGGCGGGTCACCGGCACCGACCTGATGCCGCGCTTCGCCGCGGTCGCCCCGCTCGACGTCTTCGGCATGGGCGTGGCCGGGCTGCCCGACCGGCTCGGCCTGCCGGCGGACCGGCTCGCCGTCCACGACGACCCGCCGCAGCACCGGATGCACGCCGAGGTGGCGCAGCGGCGGGCGTACCTGCACCTGTGCCGCTGGACGTCGCTGGGGTTGAGCCTCATCGAGGCCATGACCATCGGCATGCCGGTGGTCGCGCTGGCCACCACCGAGGCCGTGGACGCCGTGCCACCCGACGCGGGGGTGCTCTCCACCCGGGTGGACACGCTCGTCGAGGCGGCCCGCTGGCTGACCGAGGACCGCGACGCCGCGTACCGGCTGGGGGCGCGGGCGCGCGAGGTGACGAAGGAACGCTTCGGGCTCGACCGGTTCCTCGCCGACTGGGACCGGCTCATGGAGGAGGAGACATGCGCATCGCGATGA